Sequence from the Erythrolamprus reginae isolate rEryReg1 chromosome Z, rEryReg1.hap1, whole genome shotgun sequence genome:
tatatacaaactATGCCCCCATTTTGTTGGAGGGGTATGAATTTTATCTGGTAGTGGACACttaaacactgagcacattgttatatgttgtgtgttatGTGGATGTTCTATATCAGAGGTGGGCAATTAACTTTGctatagggccgcatgagaaatggggatggttttagagggccggactaatataattaactcagttctatccaatactgtatatcaggggtccccaaactttttacacagggggccagttcactgtccctcagactgttggagggccggactataaaaaaaatgtaTGAGCAAATCcccatgcacactgcacataccttatttaaagtaaaaaacaaaatgggaaaaaatataatatttaatatttattctcccccccctctctctctttgtccttctctctttctatttctctcttgcttgcttgctttctcttctctctttctctcactcactctctttatatctctccctctttctctctccctctctctgtctctccctccctttctatctctcctcttcctctctccttctctatctctccctctttctctccctctccccctttctctatttctttctttctcttttctttctctctcttctctttctctcactcacttactctttgtatctctctctatttctctctacctttctttctttctctctccctttctctctgtccctctcttgctttctctctgtccctctctttctttctctctcttatctctcattctctcactcactctctttgtatctctctttgtatctctctatctctccctctttctctctccctttctatctctcctctccctttctctctctctctctcttgctttttttctctctttctctctcccctcttttttctctctctctctctttctctctcatacaccacgccggcaacagagagagaaagagagaggcagaggtcgggcgcgttaccgggaggtggaggcggcgtggggacgctgggtgctggggacaccgaggagggggtggacgtggcctctcagctgcagagccgaacaagggcggaggcaacggccgagtccggcgctggggccatgcggagccgctcatccaggggggcgtggaccggcaaggtgccctccgctctctctctttctctccctgttgccggcatggtataagagagagagagagaaaggagggcgacttgccagtccacgcccccctggatgagcggccccgcatggccccagcgccggactctgccgttgcctccgcccttgttcggctctgcaactgagaggccacgtccaccccctcctcggtgtccccggcacccagcgtccccacgctgcctccacctcccggtaacgcgcccgacctctgcctctctctttctctctcatataccacgctggcaacagggagagaaagagagagagcggagggcgacttgccagtccacgcccccctggatgaacggccccgcatggccccagcgccggactccgccgttgcctccgcccttgttcggctctgcaactgagaggccacgtccaccccctcctcggtgtccccggcacccagcgtccccacgctgcctccacctcccggtaacgcgcccgacctctgcctctctctttctctctcatataccacgctggcaacagggagagaaagagagagagcggagggcgacttgccagtccacgcccccctggatgagcggccccgcatggccccagcgccgggctccacTGTTGCCTCTgcccccgttcggctctgcagctgagaggcagtagctacgttcactcctttgtcctccccggcacctagtgtccggccccacgccgcctccagctCCTGGTAACACACCCGACCTCTacttgcaggaacgggtggtggggcggcgCAAAGGGGCAAATGTTTCTGTGCGAGGTGGTCGCGCAagcagcttagaaggaacaatgacggcgcggccacctcgccgctgacacagcccttcccttcccacagccctggacagtttttcaattgccatcgccttttcctgaatttcgcgtccactcaccgcggaggaggaggtggagaggaaaggaggcggggaggaaagcggctctgcaattggccaatttatttctcgcctttagggagaggaactgttgctgctctgccatagggcagcaacagtttctctccctaaaggcgagaaataaattggccaattgcagggccgctttcctccccgcctccttgcctctccaccttctcctcgctcagcagccgaccgcggtgagtagacaggagattcgggagcttattatattgatcagtaaaatctcgtgagctgccgcgggccggttaaaagacctcattgggccgcatccggcccgcgggctgtagtttggggaccgctgctgtatatagtatacatattcTATCTTTTCAGAGCAATAGTAGCTGCTGCAGGGGACAGGGGAGGAAGCACGTGGTATCTGTGTATCACTCCTGTACTGCTCACAGTTAGGGGATTTTTTTGGCGCTGACCactctaaagacccagaccctggcctgacctaaacacccagacccactctacagacccctaattgtttacTTTATGgcaacacagtgcaccacagtcactgcgctggagtgtttgcgtggtttctgtgttTGGATGCTCCTGGTAGGAgatcggggtccgctccagtgtgaggatgaaagagctcaccgtgtctgccaggactcctctggttcctgctttccttatGATTCATCCCAGTCCCAGCACATGATGAGTTCTTTCATCCTCATACTGGAGCGGACCCCACCTCCGTGGACCAGTCACAGATAGCaggcgggccagtcacagacagtgggcaggctagatgcggcccatgggccgtcccttgcccaggtctgttctatattataaaaaataataaaaatattttattaaaaaaagaggtTTTGGGCTCAATGCAGttgaaagtcaaggactaactgtattcGTAATATATCCTTCTGAACATGAAGATAATTTATAATTATCTTAAAAAAATGGCATGATAAACTGTTCTAAATAATcataagaaaataattaaaaagtagcTTATGTATAACAAAAGCCAGACTATTTAAGGATGatcctttcacaaattactcaagacccacccatatcgccaggcatgggggaattaagacatctcccacagacttttatattttatgtttggtatgtatgtgctgtatggtttttaattgttggggttttatatatctttttattattagatttgttctattgctatactgctttttattactgttgtgatccgccctgagtcttcagagaggggcggcataaaaatctaataaattattattattattattacttctgtGAGGATGAAGTCACAGAAAGTCATACAGTAAATGCAACTGATGTAAACTAGATTTAGCCATAATTTATTTTCTATCCCATATTTTAAGAGTTTTCTTTACTTACTAATTATACCTTTTCTACACTTTTTTAATGGAATAAATAATATGATAGATATGCATGGGTAAACAAAACAATATTATCCATTGTGTAAAATCACCCACCTATTCCTTTCTTCATTTCCCTGCTAATCTTCAATTAACTTAGCTCTATTAAATACCTCAGAAAGATAGAAGGCAAaaaagaaggggacaacagagaatgaggtggatggagtcactgaagcagtcggcgtgaCCTTAAATGGACTCCGTTGGATGATAGAGGACAAGAAgatctggaggaatgttgtccatggggtcgcaataggtcggacatgactttgcaactaacaacaacattaTTAAATGCAATACAGAAAACATACCTCTCATGTAGTTGATATCGTTCCCTTACTTCTTCTAATACAATTCTTTTCGGTCCTTCTCCTCCAACTAAGAAATATAAATCTGAATACTTTTGACATAGCTCGGGAATTATACCACTAAGTAAATCAATacctaaaagaaaaatatttattcagttttatataAAATGATTTATTAAGCAATAATCTTTTTAATGAATCGTTTCACCACTTGGCTTTCTGAATTACATAAGCAAAGTATAATGTTTAAAGTATTAGATGCCTTAATAATTTACTAAACCAATATGATATTAATATTGAATGGTTTTTGAAAAAGTTACTTACAACTGGTCTGAAAATTATGATTCTCATACCACCACCACATCTTGCAGTTGTGATTGCATTTtcagtgcttggcaaccagcttgcAATTATCACCAGTTGcaatatgatgatgataatgatgatgatgatgatgataataataataataataataataatttattaggtttgtatgccgcccctctctgaagactcagagatGCCATGAGTTTGTAATATGGGAATTTCTAACTGTTTTCCCGAATAAAATGTTAATTAGATATGCtgattttgcttaacaaccacatcatttgcttaatgactgacaTGGTTTGTTGTATAACTATCGTAAATAAAAGTCATAAAACTGAGTCAAGTAACATAGTGACCCACTGAACTATAATAAGGTATGAGCAAAATTCTGAGCTCAATGGTATACAACCTGTTccttttataaaaatcaatgttATTTTCAATAACACACTTCATTTcatttataattaaataaaaacccTAATGCTCCAGATTAATGGCTGGCAATTTTTAAGGCAAAATTACCACTATGccttatatttaaaaagaaataaagcatttATCATATAAACACTTAAAATGTCCCTAACATCAAGCATGTTGTGCAAGAGATCATTTTAATTTTGGAAGCCACTGGTCATCTTTTAATTATTTATGATATCATGTTGTCAATCCCAGTCCTGCACAATGTGAAATATTATGTGCCCGTgcttctcaaccttttcttcaccagATTCCCTTTAAATAACATTTGTGGCCCTAGACCATGGCCTCCGATCACCAAGACTCAAGACTTAAATCATaatatttcttcaagccttcacGGACCATAGGTTGGTAATCACAATTATATGCAATGTCCAGAGCTCCCCTGAACATTgtcattaaactgcaattttaaTGCAATAGCAAGGAATTgttcattatttttaattaaatttactcttaatttttattatattcaatTAATTCAGATTCTGACCTAGCACTAGCCATTTTTGTAAAGTAACACTGGCAGATCAAGAGAGTACATTCTAGAAGAACATTCAGCCATATACattatcaaattattttcaatCACAAGCTTGCAGAAAAGATTAGCTTGAGAAAGTTATTGTACAAATTATCTAGTCAATTTTATAACTTGGTCTATTACTTGATTTACTTTCTTGGTCCTAAACTAAAATCCCCAAAACAATAGGGGACTCATTCAAAACCTCATTATACCAATCTTGAAAAATGTACCTGTAGAAATGTTTGACTGAAgaaatcttttaaaagaaaaaaatcaagtaaACCTCTATTTTTTATTGTGGTTTTGGTACAAGAATGCCCATGTCCTAGAAATTTACGGTATttctaatttataaataaattacaaaccaGTTTTAGCCTTCATTATTTTACAACTATTACTGCAGATTTACAATTCAGCAAGATGCTGCCAgaattttttatatttaaatttaagaCCTTTGCTTAAAATTTAAAGACCATGCAAAATAACACTATTTATTTcgtctttaaaaaaattactcatgtcatacaaatattttattatattaaaaatgcaaaatcAGTAATTTCTGATCcatacacattaaaaaaacatttaaatacatcttACCCTTCCAACCTCATTACCTTTTCTATATACAAGCctgctaaccacaacaatagttaTTGTTTTGTTGTCACGTTTAGATGCATCTGGAGTGAAGTCAGTAGGATCAACAGCATTAGGGATGACAGAAACTATTTCTGGATTAAGTGCTGCTCTTAATACAGTATTCTCTTTGCTTGTGTAAGAAACACATATTATGTGGTTTGTATCACACAGTGATACAGTCAAGAGTTTATTTGTAAGCACCGAACTGACATCAGCAAATCCAAAAAGTGAATGATCCGTAAAAATTGTCCGTAGTTGCATTGTCTTAGCATGGAAGAGTGCATCATGAGCCATAGAAGAAAATGAACTATGTGCATGGACAATGGTGATTCTTTCTCGAATAAATATGAACCTTAGTAGAGGCAGACTGTGAAAAAGAGTAGTAGCTGTAGACTGGTTGTACATTACTCTTAATGGTAAATAGTAGACTTTTAGTCCATTGGTGAGGTAACGAATGCCTTTGCGATCATCATAAGCATGGGTGACTACAATAACTTTGTGTCCCCTTTCAATTAGGCACTGTGACAACTGGTAAATATGGCTTTCCACTCCACCCATGTTTGGGTAAAAAAAATCAGACACCATACATATTCTATGAACTTGACTGGCACATGCTGGAGACTTATGAGACTTCATAGTTGAAATGATGGAAGAGAGAAACTGTTCTTGAGTTCCTTCTCTTCTATAGGCCATATTAGTTAATCATTAGTCCACGTAAACACCATTCACTTTGAAAAGGAAATTCCTAGATGCAGAAAAATGCACACATTAAGACAAAAAGTGTTTCACTATAGGAATTATAATTTTGAAAGGAATAACATTTTATAATGCAATCCTATACATAATTACACAATCaagtacagatagttcttgagttatcgaatcccagcgtccgataaggtcgactaaacaatgtcgtctggcgggacccaggagaagaaccttctctgtggcggccccggccctctggaatcaattctccccggagattagaactgcccccaccctccttgcccttcgtaagctactcaaaacccacctatgtcgccaggctctgctaaggctatggtagaattgtgtatggtttgtctgagttgtatagttttaataatgggtttttaatgtattggatttgtgatattgtattctgttgtgagccgctccgagtcctcggagaggggccgcatacaaatctaataaataataattatttagtgattgaagttacaacggcactgaaaaaagttgattaattactgtttttcatactaatgaccattgcagcatccccatggtcacatgatcaaaattcaaatgcttggcaattggttcattcTTATGACATTTGCTGTGtcccaggtcatgtgatcactttttaaaacctttggacaagcaaaatcaatggagaagccagattcacttatcaacCAAGTTACTAAattatcaactgcaatgattcacttaacaactgtggcaagaagatcgggaaatggggcaaaattcatttgatAAATGTCTCACTTGCAACAGAAATGCTGGGCTCAAAGTGGCCCTAAGTCGACGACTACTTGTACAGTATGATAGGGGTTGCAGGAATAGCTAGAATATAATCAATAAATCTTCTAGCTTGTATTGAAAATTTTATACCTATGAACTAAAATGCAGCTTTAAAAACACTGTATACAATATGGCTTATTCAGACAGGGTTACTCAAATTAAGGCAGGCCTCTGGAGTACACGCCTATGATAAAACTGGATCACGAAAATCAATCTATATTAGTCTAGATTCTAGAACGTTGAACAAGCCCGATCATGTATTTGCTGTGCTAATCTTAAAAAATGGGTAATTTATGAACGGTTCCACAGAACATTGCCACTATTAACTCTGTGGAATGCCGGTTTCATCAGCGAAACAATCCCCCTTTCCGACTAGCACGGAACAAATCCCCTTGTTTCCCCTGCCCAATCAGAAAGGCAATGAAAACGCGCATACCGTTCTTGCCCACAACCGAGTCGTTTCAACAGAAAACGAAACTCCTGGCGATGCAAACCACTCCTATGGCGACAGCTCCAATCTTTGTCAGCCACTCGCATGAAATTACATTCTGACATTTCTTAACCCAATCAAAGTCCACAACGCAATTTAGGAGTCACGGTAGGCGGGAACTTTTAGagtcagacttttttttttctcctctcagAGTTATTTCCTTAACCAACCGTCTGTCCCTCCTCCCATTTCCCCTTCGTGAAAGGTCTTCCTAGCATCCGCAAAAAGTAACCAGTCATAAGCCTATGCTGGATCACGTGGGCAATAAAAACCAATCGATATTTTGGAAGGATTCTTTGGTATGAAATTATCGCCATTGACTGGCCGGGATTTTTTTACAagccgaagggggggggggattattattGGAGATGAAGCATTCCAGCATAGATCAATGTTTTCAATAGAGGTTGTTTGGCTTTATCCTTCCTGGTGCTTTTCCTATCAAATTGCTAGAAATTGATAGAATAAAAACTTCTAATTCTATCCATACTTCTTTCTACGTGCGTTAGGGTCATATCTATGGTATTAACCCCTAGTTAGCCTGGGGATGGGGAAGTCCAGTCTTGCTAAGAAATCTAATTGcttgatttttctctttttttttagcaGCATCCGGATGTGGCATCCGGTAGAAAAAATGGGTCGACATGAGTAGCCAGTTTTCCCAGTCTAtcccacagaagaaaaagaaataatacggCTGATAGTTGAGGTTCCTTCAAAAGCTCAATTGGTGTAAGGAAGAGGCAGGAACTAAAGGTAATAAAGAGGTGTATTGTCCGTAAAGTTCTAAATCCAAATGGAGAAATGATTCGAGATAATACATGCAGGCTAATTTGCGTATTAATGGATAATTATGTttggcaatttttaaaatttatttcagttccatgttgaatttttaaaaataataacaggaaTGTTATTTTCTGCTTTTGCATGAAAGGAATTGCAAACGTGGTTATTATTTTTAGTGTTGCAAAATGGAATGATTTTGTTTGGACCTTCAGCACATAATAATTTGGGATTATACTTCTTTTTCAATAAATTGTATAACTTTTatttctgaatatttatttattcgatatttttaaatgccacccttctccttagattcatggctgtttacaacatgttagcaatagccctttttaacagagtcagtatattgaccacacaatctgggtcctcattttacccatctcggaaggatggaaggctgagtcaaccttgagccagtgatgagatttgaactgctgacctgcagctctacagtcagctttagtggcctccaGCACTgtgctctacctgctgtgccgccTCAGCTCTTTTATAAGTTTCTGTTCTCCACTCAAAGAAGTGAAATGGATATAAATAGTTTAAAGTATAGATCGcacttcaaaaaataaaaataaaaattgaatactgGAATACAAAAGAGATACTGCAATATTCCTTCCTGAATACTCTCCAAAATGTGATGACATAGTTCTATTATTCTGCAATTTttgtattgtttatatttatta
This genomic interval carries:
- the PIGA gene encoding phosphatidylinositol N-acetylglucosaminyltransferase subunit A isoform X1, translated to MAYRREGTQEQFLSSIISTMKSHKSPACASQVHRICMVSDFFYPNMGGVESHIYQLSQCLIERGHKVIVVTHAYDDRKGIRYLTNGLKVYYLPLRVMYNQSTATTLFHSLPLLRFIFIRERITIVHAHSSFSSMAHDALFHAKTMQLRTIFTDHSLFGFADVSSVLTNKLLTVSLCDTNHIICVSYTSKENTVLRAALNPEIVSVIPNAVDPTDFTPDASKRDNKTITIVVVSRLVYRKGIDLLSGIIPELCQKYSDLYFLVGGEGPKRIVLEEVRERYQLHERVRLLGALEHQEVRNVLVQGHIFLNTSLTEAFCMAIVEAASCGLQVVSTRVGGIPEVLPDDFIILCEPSVKSLCSGLEKAISHLKSGSLLSPEIMHDKVKTFYTWRNVAKRTEKVYNRVAKETVLPMGNRLERLLTHCGPVTGCIFALLAMLSFLFLILLKWLIPDDFIDTAIDATGLKGAWTRKYFHNKKKK
- the PIGA gene encoding phosphatidylinositol N-acetylglucosaminyltransferase subunit A isoform X2 — protein: MAYRREGTQEQFLSSIISTMKSHKSPACASQVHRICMVSDFFYPNMGGVESHIYQLSQCLIERGHKVIVVTHAYDDRKGIRYLTNGLKVYYLPLRVMYNQSTATTLFHSLPLLRFIFIRERITIVHAHSSFSSMAHDALFHAKTMQLRTIFTDHSLFGFADVSSVLTNKLLTVSLCDTNHIICVSYTSKENTVLRAALNPEIVSVIPNAVDPTDFTPDASKRDNKTITIVVVSRLVYRKGIDLLSGIIPELCQKYSDLYFLVGGEGPKRIVLEEVRERYQLHERVRLLGALEHQEVRNVLVQGHIFLNTSLTEAFCMAIVEAASCGLQVVSTRVGGIPEVLPDDFIILCEPSVKSLCSGLEKAISHLKSGSLLSPEIMHDKVKTFYTWRNVAKRTEKVSGPGQEMLLWSLN